A genomic window from Vagococcus entomophilus includes:
- a CDS encoding NAD(P)H-binding protein yields the protein MKKVVIIGAGGQIPQVLIPLLQAQEDVQLTLFGRTAAKLAYENVTKISGEVSNSSDLLKVLKNQDFVYMNFDNKAATELVVKAMEETGVKRIIQAGVLSVYGEVAEPFSRWNSRMMGGPVAHNRGIEVLEASELDYTYMRMTWLYNGENKEYVASPKGESFLGAQITRRAIVQFVMDNIEGKRNDSRASIGLWEPGSENKPKPDFY from the coding sequence GTGAAAAAAGTAGTCATTATTGGAGCAGGGGGACAAATTCCTCAAGTTCTAATTCCGCTTTTGCAAGCACAAGAAGATGTACAGTTAACCCTATTTGGGAGAACGGCCGCAAAGCTTGCTTATGAGAATGTTACCAAAATTTCAGGTGAGGTGAGCAATAGTTCTGACTTACTTAAAGTACTAAAAAATCAAGATTTTGTTTATATGAATTTTGACAATAAAGCAGCAACTGAGCTTGTGGTTAAGGCCATGGAAGAAACAGGTGTGAAACGGATAATTCAAGCTGGAGTATTAAGCGTCTATGGAGAAGTGGCAGAGCCTTTTTCACGTTGGAATAGTCGCATGATGGGAGGCCCAGTTGCACATAACAGAGGGATTGAAGTACTAGAAGCAAGTGAATTAGATTATACATATATGCGAATGACTTGGCTCTATAATGGTGAAAATAAGGAGTATGTTGCAAGTCCAAAAGGAGAGTCCTTTTTAGGTGCACAGATTACAAGAAGAGCGATTGTACAATTTGTTATGGATAATATTGAAGGGAAAAGAAACGATAGTAGAGCGAGCATTGGTCTATGGGAACCAGGTTCTGAAAATAAGCCAAAGCCAGATTTTTACTAA
- a CDS encoding flavodoxin, producing the protein MRKKYRFVLLSIMIVVVTGGLFWINRAQVNTDGKKVTKVENGKTLIVYYSRTGNTKEVAKLIQAQVSGELVAIETLDDRPANYAQEVKQNEQEQEKSLLPKLKTQISDFDSYNRIFIGAPTWNMALPQAVVTFLDQYNFSGKTVIPFNTNGGYGEGATFSQIKKGAKGAKVLEGLSLKGGEETNGILLAIKGDKKVEVSKEIDKWLTKIGQK; encoded by the coding sequence ATGAGAAAAAAATATCGTTTCGTTCTACTCTCAATAATGATTGTAGTGGTTACCGGCGGACTTTTTTGGATAAATAGAGCACAGGTAAACACTGATGGAAAGAAAGTGACGAAAGTGGAAAATGGCAAAACCTTAATCGTGTATTATTCGAGAACAGGCAACACCAAAGAGGTAGCAAAACTCATTCAAGCACAGGTGAGTGGGGAGTTAGTTGCTATCGAAACATTAGATGATCGGCCAGCTAATTATGCACAAGAGGTCAAACAAAATGAGCAAGAACAAGAGAAAAGTCTGTTGCCAAAGTTAAAGACTCAAATCAGTGACTTTGATAGTTATAATCGGATTTTTATTGGGGCGCCGACATGGAATATGGCGTTACCACAAGCAGTTGTGACCTTTTTAGACCAATATAATTTTTCAGGAAAGACCGTGATTCCTTTTAACACAAATGGAGGGTACGGTGAAGGTGCTACCTTTAGTCAAATTAAAAAAGGGGCGAAAGGGGCAAAAGTTCTTGAGGGGTTATCCTTAAAAGGTGGCGAAGAAACCAATGGTATTTTATTAGCAATAAAAGGAGATAAAAAAGTAGAGGTTTCCAAAGAAATTGATAAATGGTTAACAAAAATCGGGCAAAAATAA
- a CDS encoding MFS transporter, which yields MNKEKFGVVLPITLLAYFLILMDNSIIFTSSVEIGKSLTLSTSALSWVSSAYTLTFGGFLLLSGRLSDLLGRKKVFLIGLSIFGMSSLLIGLSQNATMMISMRALQGMGSSIIAPTTLALIMDTYKNDRRQKAISYYGATAGIGSSIGLLIGGGLTSFISWRAGFIINVPFTLLLIALTMKYVNESEVKKEKIDYIGSILSVLGLVGVIYGFTEKKTLMIALGVVILIQFIIREYRSSYPILPLILFKNKVRSGAYIARLLFMMTMLPFWFFLPQMLQSQYGFSAFESGLAFLPLTVVNFIIALRLPKLTSKFGNGQVLFVGEFILMVGLGLLAFSNVATGYWGAVFIPMMVIGLGQGLILAPVTSAGVYKAPAELSGVASGVTNTMHQIGGPIGLALIVSITSDFHIEIWMMLIFTLIAAIVVAFFVQQKD from the coding sequence TTGAATAAAGAAAAATTTGGTGTTGTTTTGCCCATAACGTTGCTTGCATATTTTTTGATTCTAATGGATAACTCCATTATTTTCACAAGTTCTGTAGAAATTGGCAAAAGTCTTACTCTTTCTACATCTGCTCTTTCATGGGTATCCAGTGCGTATACGCTGACGTTTGGTGGTTTTCTTCTACTTAGTGGACGTTTGTCTGATTTACTAGGTAGAAAAAAAGTTTTTTTAATTGGGTTAAGTATATTTGGAATGAGCTCACTGCTGATTGGACTCTCTCAAAATGCAACGATGATGATCAGTATGCGTGCTTTACAAGGAATGGGGAGTTCGATTATTGCCCCTACAACGCTTGCATTGATAATGGATACATACAAAAATGACAGGAGACAAAAAGCAATATCGTATTATGGTGCAACGGCTGGGATTGGTTCGAGTATTGGCTTGCTGATTGGTGGCGGTTTGACGAGCTTTATTTCATGGCGCGCTGGTTTTATCATCAATGTTCCTTTTACACTTCTTTTGATTGCCTTAACGATGAAGTACGTGAATGAATCAGAGGTAAAAAAAGAAAAAATAGATTATATTGGCAGCATTTTATCTGTTTTAGGTTTAGTGGGGGTCATTTACGGATTCACTGAAAAGAAAACACTAATGATTGCTTTAGGTGTGGTGATACTAATTCAATTTATTATCCGTGAATATCGAAGCAGCTACCCGATACTCCCCTTAATCTTATTTAAAAATAAAGTACGTTCAGGAGCGTATATTGCACGCCTATTATTTATGATGACAATGCTCCCTTTTTGGTTCTTTTTGCCACAAATGTTGCAGAGTCAATATGGTTTCTCAGCGTTTGAATCAGGGCTGGCTTTTTTACCACTGACAGTTGTTAATTTTATCATTGCCTTACGATTACCCAAGTTGACTTCTAAGTTTGGTAATGGACAGGTATTATTTGTCGGGGAATTTATTTTAATGGTAGGCCTAGGATTACTGGCTTTTTCAAATGTGGCAACTGGCTATTGGGGAGCCGTTTTTATACCCATGATGGTTATTGGTTTGGGGCAAGGATTAATTTTAGCACCAGTGACGTCTGCTGGGGTGTATAAAGCACCGGCAGAATTATCAGGAGTTGCGAGTGGTGTTACGAATACAATGCATCAAATTGGTGGGCCAATAGGCTTAGCCTTAATTGTTTCCATAACCTCTGATTTTCATATAGAAATTTGGATGATGCTTATTTTTACTCTAATTGCGGCAATCGTTGTGGCATTTTTCGTTCAGCAAAAGGATTAA
- a CDS encoding flavodoxin: MEKEGTNEKQNCSIYVITRYCNRVSDFYGYKKSSSQNEGTPNSMNTTAQQQTQKSKSGGKGALVVYFSRREAASSVYKDQPLEIGNTKKMALFIREKTQGDEFELLPVKDYPNNFKKTSDVAQEEQNNNERPKFKGSLPDVSQYVTIFIGAPVWWGDYPMIVHTFLDSVNLDGKNVVPFSTHEGSGLANYPEVLKRKYPKANVLKGLAIRGSDVAYSRVNVKEEVDEWLDGLGY, translated from the coding sequence ATGGAAAAAGAGGGGACAAATGAGAAACAGAATTGTAGTATTTACGTCATTACTCGCTATTGTAATCGTGTCAGTGATTTTTATGGATATAAAAAAAGTAGTTCCCAGAATGAGGGAACACCTAATAGTATGAACACAACGGCTCAACAGCAGACACAGAAAAGTAAGTCGGGTGGCAAAGGGGCCTTGGTGGTTTATTTTTCTAGAAGAGAGGCTGCTTCAAGTGTCTATAAAGACCAGCCACTAGAAATTGGAAATACTAAAAAGATGGCTCTTTTCATTCGTGAGAAAACACAAGGAGACGAGTTTGAACTTCTTCCGGTAAAGGACTATCCAAATAATTTTAAAAAGACTTCGGATGTTGCACAAGAAGAACAAAATAATAATGAACGTCCCAAATTCAAGGGCAGTTTACCAGACGTTAGTCAATACGTCACCATATTTATTGGTGCACCTGTATGGTGGGGGGATTATCCGATGATTGTCCATACCTTTTTAGATTCAGTGAATTTAGATGGGAAAAATGTTGTCCCGTTTTCCACTCATGAAGGGTCAGGGTTAGCAAACTATCCTGAAGTACTCAAAAGAAAGTACCCTAAAGCAAACGTTTTAAAAGGTCTGGCGATTAGAGGCAGTGACGTGGCTTATTCCCGAGTAAATGTTAAAGAAGAAGTCGACGAGTGGCTCGACGGATTAGGGTATTAA
- a CDS encoding iron reductase — MLKKHKLAISFLWIMILILLPAPLVYLLAKNLVDTKENVIIYGLGVLAYFWWLVSVYLSTRPKWIEKEIGLPQMYLFHGVLGIFSLAFAMAHKLLAFSIDETIKDVGNWALYLALFSILYAIFFLSGWVVDRFPITKNIKNKCQFVLKHQVSVWIHRLNFVIIGLIWLHVHLIGRITSIRSFIILFDLYTIVILAKYIQYKFIETHLEKYHGQLVENHPLDKETQKIVIRLGKKVAPYKAGDIFFLRFKKNAAISQEAHPFSVSSAPSYSRKQVQFTIQRLGDYTKKISEVPLGSQVYLEGPFGMLDEIVQFSIQKKQSVVLYGLGSGIAPLLSLALEYGNSCSMHVIWSIHQDATPYYHQEFLKLQEENSRFQYDVKKSRYTLEDLTSIIDKSEIEHAKFIIVGSASVVLKVESNLKKLGVTKKQIVDERLTM, encoded by the coding sequence ATGTTAAAAAAACACAAATTGGCTATCAGTTTTTTATGGATTATGATTTTAATTCTTTTGCCAGCACCGTTAGTATACTTGTTAGCGAAAAATTTGGTTGATACAAAAGAAAATGTAATTATCTATGGTTTAGGGGTATTAGCCTACTTTTGGTGGTTAGTGAGTGTTTATTTATCTACTAGACCAAAATGGATTGAAAAAGAGATTGGCTTACCTCAGATGTACTTGTTTCATGGAGTGTTAGGTATTTTTTCGCTAGCATTTGCGATGGCGCACAAGTTATTAGCCTTTTCCATTGATGAAACAATAAAAGATGTGGGGAATTGGGCTCTCTACTTGGCGCTTTTTAGCATTTTATATGCCATTTTTTTTCTGTCCGGATGGGTAGTTGACCGTTTTCCCATAACTAAAAATATTAAGAATAAGTGTCAATTTGTGTTGAAACATCAAGTTTCTGTTTGGATTCATCGTTTAAACTTTGTTATTATCGGATTGATTTGGCTGCATGTCCATTTAATTGGTAGAATAACCAGCATTAGAAGTTTTATCATACTTTTTGATTTATATACAATAGTGATACTTGCTAAGTACATTCAGTATAAGTTTATCGAAACACATTTGGAAAAGTATCATGGGCAATTAGTTGAAAATCATCCATTAGATAAGGAAACACAAAAAATAGTCATAAGATTAGGGAAAAAAGTGGCGCCGTATAAAGCAGGCGATATTTTCTTTTTACGATTTAAGAAAAATGCAGCTATTTCTCAAGAAGCACATCCGTTTTCAGTTTCCTCTGCTCCAAGTTATTCGAGAAAGCAAGTGCAGTTTACAATTCAACGTTTAGGTGACTATACAAAAAAAATTAGTGAGGTTCCTCTTGGAAGCCAAGTCTATTTAGAAGGGCCATTTGGGATGTTGGACGAGATTGTCCAATTTAGTATTCAAAAAAAGCAAAGCGTAGTATTATATGGCCTTGGTTCAGGGATCGCTCCTTTATTGAGTTTAGCTTTAGAATATGGGAATTCATGTTCCATGCATGTGATATGGAGTATACATCAAGATGCAACACCTTACTATCATCAAGAATTCCTCAAGTTGCAAGAGGAAAATAGTAGGTTTCAATATGATGTAAAAAAATCAAGATATACTCTTGAAGACTTGACCAGTATCATAGACAAGTCAGAGATAGAACATGCAAAATTCATCATTGTTGGCTCTGCTTCTGTGGTGTTAAAAGTAGAAAGTAATTTAAAAAAGTTAGGAGTCACAAAAAAACAGATTGTGGATGAACGGCTTACGATGTGA
- a CDS encoding NUDIX domain-containing protein — MIWNNFRKDDARLPTFINEREEKHYYETEATEKDYLAWYRQHNSKKYRTPSVTVDNVLFCYNREQDQLKVLLIRRNTHPFRNSWALPGGFVQPEESTDESCLRETATETGVSITSQHIEQLHTFSTPNRDPRGWIITVSYLAFIGEEPLTAGLDAKEALWFSVVRKDDMLHLVNGPNEIILNFQTGKTTAGEQLAFDHAKIISKAFLRVLNKMYHDPKVLRLLGQSFTITEARKVFAKFLGCPHQTIDHSNFKKALRAELVELGEKPVGIGRPSKIFTLKENKKK; from the coding sequence ATGATATGGAACAATTTTAGGAAGGATGACGCTCGATTGCCTACTTTTATAAACGAACGCGAAGAAAAACATTATTATGAAACCGAAGCGACTGAAAAAGATTATTTAGCTTGGTACAGACAACACAACTCAAAAAAATACCGCACTCCTTCGGTGACTGTTGACAATGTTCTTTTTTGTTATAACCGTGAACAAGATCAACTAAAAGTTTTACTGATTCGTCGTAACACACATCCTTTTAGAAATTCTTGGGCATTACCAGGAGGATTTGTCCAGCCAGAGGAATCTACAGATGAAAGTTGCTTACGCGAAACTGCAACAGAAACTGGTGTCAGCATTACCTCACAACATATCGAACAACTTCATACCTTTAGCACGCCAAATCGTGATCCTAGAGGGTGGATTATTACCGTTAGTTACCTTGCCTTTATTGGAGAAGAACCTTTAACAGCTGGGCTAGACGCCAAAGAGGCACTTTGGTTTTCTGTAGTCAGAAAAGACGACATGCTTCACCTGGTAAATGGTCCCAATGAAATTATTTTAAATTTTCAAACTGGAAAAACTACCGCCGGCGAACAGCTTGCCTTTGACCACGCAAAAATCATTAGCAAAGCATTTTTACGTGTCTTAAATAAAATGTATCACGACCCTAAAGTACTCCGTTTGCTTGGACAATCTTTTACTATTACTGAAGCGCGGAAGGTTTTTGCCAAATTTTTGGGGTGTCCTCATCAAACCATTGACCATTCCAATTTTAAAAAAGCATTACGTGCTGAGTTAGTTGAACTTGGCGAAAAACCTGTAGGCATTGGCCGCCCATCGAAAATTTTTACTTTAAAAGAAAATAAAAAAAAATAA
- the gloA gene encoding lactoylglutathione lyase, which produces MKMAHTCVRVKDLTASLDFYQKAFGFEESRRREFPDNKFDLVYLTLPGDDYELELTYNYDHEAYDLGNGYGHIAISTSDLEELHKKQKAQGFNVTDLKGLPGIPPSYYFIIDPDGYKIEVIRER; this is translated from the coding sequence ATGAAAATGGCACATACTTGTGTTCGTGTAAAAGATTTAACAGCTTCTCTTGATTTTTACCAAAAAGCTTTTGGGTTTGAAGAGAGTCGCCGAAGAGAATTCCCTGATAATAAGTTTGACCTGGTCTATTTGACTCTACCAGGGGATGACTATGAATTAGAATTAACGTATAACTATGATCATGAAGCCTATGACTTAGGCAATGGCTACGGACACATCGCTATTTCAACTAGTGATTTAGAGGAGCTTCACAAAAAACAAAAAGCACAAGGCTTTAACGTTACTGACTTAAAAGGATTACCAGGAATTCCTCCTTCATACTACTTTATTATTGATCCAGATGGTTATAAAATCGAAGTCATTCGTGAAAGATAA
- a CDS encoding HAD-IC family P-type ATPase — MSLLKSKKQPPEPKLKERILTNQKPPETIIGLTEKEVTLRIQEHKVNRQEKNLGRSVLQIIKDNSFNLFNLINLLLALLLIFTGHLKNSFFFFVAVVNTCIGIYQEIRAKQTVDKLSILAQTHVVALRNQAFVSISQEEIVLDDVLFVETGDQILADSIVLSSEGLELDESLLTGEADSVEKKVENQVMSGSFVTAGSGYIKVTAVGEDNYVNTLTKEAKSEKKAPSELMRILNTLIKFLTIAIVPIGLLLFYSQYQTTHSFNSALLSMTASMISMIPEGLILLTSVAFAVGAANLAKKRTLIQSMPCIETLARVDTICLDKTGTITDGSLTLKEILPIKEQLDFTQILAEMMHTLPDTNATAQAIRCAYPLEQKKWTSEEMVPFSSFRKWSGATFTDHGTFILGAPEFVLSTIEPLLQQQIVLHSQKGYRVMLLAHTTETLNGPELPKQLDPYALLIIEDSIRENAVDTFSYFAKEDVTLKVISGDNPLTVSTIAQNAGILGAKNYVDLSTIPEDADLKQLVEEKTVFGRVTPAQKRSLIRALKENNHTTCMTGDGVNDVLALKEADVSVAMASGSDASRAVADVVLLDSDFSAMIHVLKEGRRVINNIERVASMYLVKTIYTILLSILFIFVNMHYPFEPIQLSPINSFTIGIPSFFLALAPNYHRVKGDFLHNILRISVPAALTVVTSIIILQLANQNFALGTDITSTMCVLLTGFTGFHVLIRVSDPLTVRRKQMVVLLFIAFISTFLLFGNFFELSSLLNRSVFFYLPLALGIRSIFNYISVIVAYLVHFFETTTWFTHHKKH; from the coding sequence GTGTCTCTACTAAAATCAAAAAAACAACCACCTGAACCTAAATTAAAAGAAAGAATTTTAACCAATCAAAAACCACCAGAAACAATTATTGGTTTAACTGAAAAAGAAGTAACCTTACGAATTCAAGAACATAAAGTGAATCGTCAAGAAAAGAATTTGGGCCGCTCCGTTTTACAAATTATTAAAGATAATTCTTTTAATTTATTTAACCTAATCAATTTACTTTTAGCGTTACTTCTTATTTTTACAGGACATCTAAAAAATTCTTTCTTCTTTTTTGTTGCTGTGGTCAATACTTGTATTGGCATTTATCAAGAAATACGGGCGAAACAAACAGTAGACAAACTCTCTATTTTAGCACAAACCCATGTAGTAGCTTTGCGTAATCAAGCTTTTGTCTCCATTTCTCAAGAAGAGATTGTTTTGGACGATGTTTTATTTGTCGAAACAGGTGACCAAATTTTAGCTGATAGCATCGTACTTTCCTCAGAAGGTTTGGAACTTGACGAATCTTTACTTACGGGAGAAGCAGATTCTGTCGAAAAAAAAGTGGAAAATCAGGTCATGAGTGGCAGCTTTGTTACCGCTGGTTCTGGCTATATAAAGGTCACTGCAGTCGGAGAAGATAACTATGTTAATACACTGACAAAAGAAGCAAAGTCAGAGAAAAAAGCACCTTCTGAATTGATGCGCATTTTAAATACACTAATAAAATTTTTAACGATTGCAATTGTCCCAATTGGTCTCTTGCTCTTTTATTCACAGTATCAGACGACTCACTCTTTTAATAGCGCACTTTTAAGCATGACTGCTTCTATGATTAGTATGATTCCGGAAGGCTTGATTCTTTTGACAAGTGTTGCTTTTGCTGTTGGTGCTGCCAATCTAGCCAAAAAAAGAACGCTCATACAATCCATGCCTTGTATTGAAACCCTAGCCAGAGTCGACACCATATGCTTGGACAAAACTGGGACTATCACAGATGGCTCACTCACTTTGAAGGAAATTTTACCTATAAAAGAGCAACTTGACTTTACTCAAATACTCGCCGAAATGATGCACACATTACCCGATACCAATGCCACTGCTCAAGCGATTCGCTGCGCTTATCCACTCGAACAAAAAAAATGGACCTCCGAAGAGATGGTGCCCTTTTCTTCTTTTCGTAAGTGGAGCGGTGCAACTTTTACGGATCACGGCACGTTCATTCTAGGTGCTCCTGAGTTTGTTCTTTCTACTATTGAACCATTGTTGCAACAGCAGATTGTTCTACACAGCCAAAAAGGTTATCGTGTGATGCTCCTGGCTCACACTACAGAGACACTGAATGGTCCAGAGCTACCCAAACAATTGGATCCTTATGCTTTGTTAATCATTGAAGATTCTATCCGTGAAAATGCAGTTGATACTTTTAGCTATTTTGCAAAGGAAGACGTCACGCTAAAAGTCATTTCTGGTGACAATCCACTAACCGTTTCAACTATTGCACAAAATGCTGGGATACTAGGAGCAAAGAATTATGTCGATCTTTCTACGATTCCAGAAGATGCAGACCTCAAACAATTAGTCGAAGAAAAAACTGTTTTTGGACGTGTAACCCCTGCTCAAAAAAGAAGTTTGATTCGTGCGCTAAAAGAAAATAATCATACGACTTGTATGACTGGAGATGGTGTCAATGATGTTCTTGCTCTAAAAGAAGCGGATGTCAGTGTGGCAATGGCAAGTGGCAGTGATGCAAGCCGCGCAGTAGCAGATGTTGTGCTACTTGATTCTGATTTTAGTGCGATGATTCATGTTTTAAAAGAAGGAAGACGCGTAATCAACAATATTGAGCGAGTTGCATCTATGTACTTAGTCAAAACGATTTATACCATTTTGCTATCGATTCTATTTATTTTTGTTAACATGCACTACCCATTTGAACCAATCCAGCTTTCTCCTATCAACAGCTTTACAATTGGAATTCCTTCATTCTTTTTGGCACTGGCGCCTAATTATCACAGGGTAAAAGGGGATTTTTTGCACAATATCTTGCGGATTTCAGTGCCAGCTGCTCTAACCGTCGTAACCTCGATTATTATTTTGCAGCTCGCCAATCAAAATTTTGCACTTGGTACAGACATAACTTCCACAATGTGTGTGCTACTAACTGGCTTTACAGGATTCCATGTACTCATCCGTGTCTCTGATCCTTTGACTGTAAGAAGAAAGCAAATGGTTGTTCTTTTATTTATAGCCTTCATTTCAACCTTTTTGCTCTTTGGAAACTTTTTCGAACTAAGCTCTTTACTGAATCGCAGTGTTTTCTTTTATTTACCCCTTGCGTTAGGCATACGTTCGATTTTCAATTACATCTCTGTAATCGTCGCATACCTTGTCCATTTTTTTGAAACAACTACTTGGTTCACTCACCATAAAAAACACTGA
- a CDS encoding NUDIX hydrolase, which translates to MEIPTFGTKDPTKEYHLRLAAYIIIANQDQSKLLLVQAPNGAYFLPGGEIEANESKEEAIHREVMEELGATVEIGGFLGRADEYFYSNHRQKAFHNPGFFYQAHTWEKKCAPLETVNRLEWFPLEIGKNKLKRGSHRWAVEKWEKIL; encoded by the coding sequence ATGGAAATCCCAACTTTTGGAACAAAAGATCCGACAAAAGAATATCATTTACGCTTGGCAGCGTACATCATTATCGCCAATCAAGATCAATCGAAATTATTGTTAGTCCAAGCCCCAAACGGTGCTTATTTTTTACCTGGTGGCGAAATTGAAGCAAATGAAAGCAAAGAGGAAGCGATACATCGAGAGGTAATGGAAGAATTGGGCGCCACTGTTGAAATAGGGGGATTTTTAGGAAGGGCAGATGAATATTTTTATTCCAATCATAGACAAAAAGCTTTTCACAATCCTGGTTTTTTTTATCAAGCGCACACATGGGAAAAAAAATGTGCCCCACTGGAAACGGTCAATCGTTTGGAATGGTTTCCTCTTGAGATAGGAAAAAATAAACTCAAGCGAGGAAGTCATAGGTGGGCCGTTGAAAAATGGGAAAAAATACTATAG
- the yidA gene encoding sugar-phosphatase codes for MTVKLIAIDIDGTLLNSNHQVTPAVKEALQTKRNEGCKIVLCTGRPLIGILPLVKELGLDSTDDFAITYNGSLVQNNATGNTVVQHTLTYQDFMDVEYLSRKLNVHLHTQDRKAMYTSNRDISKYTIVEGYLTGIPLKYRAVDEMDKEMTISKMMMIDEPDILDTAIKSIPKEFATRFNLVKSSPYYLEILNKEASKGNALRDLANYLGIKQEETMAIGDNENDLSMLEYAGISVAMENGTENVKKTALHLTKSNDDDGVAYAINTWA; via the coding sequence ATGACAGTCAAATTAATTGCGATTGATATCGACGGTACACTGCTTAACTCTAATCATCAAGTAACACCTGCTGTAAAAGAAGCCCTACAAACAAAACGAAATGAAGGTTGCAAAATTGTGCTTTGTACGGGACGTCCTTTAATTGGGATTTTGCCACTCGTAAAAGAACTCGGACTAGACTCAACAGATGATTTTGCCATCACTTACAATGGATCTTTAGTCCAAAATAATGCCACTGGCAACACTGTTGTACAGCATACTTTGACATACCAAGATTTTATGGATGTCGAATACTTGAGTAGAAAATTAAATGTTCATTTGCATACACAAGACCGAAAAGCCATGTATACAAGCAATCGTGATATCAGTAAATATACGATTGTCGAAGGATACTTAACCGGAATTCCTTTAAAATACCGCGCAGTGGACGAAATGGATAAAGAAATGACCATTAGCAAGATGATGATGATTGATGAGCCTGATATTTTAGATACGGCGATCAAAAGTATCCCTAAAGAATTCGCTACAAGATTTAACTTGGTGAAAAGCTCACCTTATTATTTGGAAATTTTAAATAAAGAGGCCAGTAAAGGCAACGCCTTACGTGATCTAGCAAACTATCTAGGGATCAAACAAGAAGAAACCATGGCCATCGGCGATAATGAAAATGATCTTTCCATGCTCGAATACGCAGGAATCAGTGTTGCAATGGAAAATGGCACTGAGAACGTTAAAAAAACCGCTCTTCATCTCACAAAATCCAATGATGACGATGGTGTAGCTTACGCAATCAACACTTGGGCATAA